TCGGTCAGCCTGGTCCTGCAGAAGCCGCTGGTCGCCGCCCTGCCGGCCATCCACGTGACCTGGCTGGCCTGCACCATCGGCGCCGTGGTCTGCCTGCCCTTCGCCGGACAGCTGGTCGGTGACGTCCGCGACGCCTCGGTCTCCGACGTGTGGTGGGTGGTCTACCTCGGCGTCTTCCCGACGGCCATCGCCTTCACCACCTTCGCCTACGCACTGCGCACCATGACGGCCAGCAACCTCGGCGTCACGACCTACCTCGTGCCGCCCATCACCATCGTCATGGGCTGGCTCCTCCTCGGCGAGACCCCGCCGACCATGGCCTACGTCGGCGGCGTGCTCGCGCTCGTCGGCGTCGGCGTGGCCCGCCGCAAGCCCAGGACGCTCGCCGACGAGGCTCCCGCACCCGCCTGACCCCGCTCCTCTCCCGGCGTGGCCGCACGGGGCCGCACGGGGCCGCACGGGGCCGCGCGGCCTGCCATGCTGCCCCCGTGGAGATCGTGGCGGGCATCGTCGTCGGCGTCGTCGCGGCGCTGCACCTGTACTTCCTCGTGCTCGAGATGTTCCTGTGGAACACCCCGACCGGGCGGGCGGCGTTCGGGCTGGAGCCGGAGTTCGCGGCGCAGACCACGGTGCTCGCGGCCAACCAGGGCCTCTACAACGGCTTCCTGGTGGCCGGGCTGGTCTGGGGCCTGGTCGCAGACCGCCAGGACGTGCAGCTGTTCTTCCTGGCCTGCGTCATCGTGGCCGGGGCGTACGGCGCGGTGACGGTCAGCCGCAAGATCCTCGTCGTGCAGGCCCTACCCGCGGTGGTCGGGTTCGTGCTCGTCCTGCTGGCCGGCTGAGGGGGACGACCCGTCCTCTAGCCAGCCCCGGAACGCCTCGAGGTTGGTGGTCGACTCCCCACGCGAGGTGCGCCACTCCCACTCCTTGCGGATCGAGGAGGCGAAGCCGAGCTCGAGCAGGAGGTTGAAGGACTCGTCGGCGGTGGCCAGGACGGTGCCGAGCAACCGGTCGAGCTCGTCGTCCTCGAGCGCGGACAGCGGCAGCCGGCCGTCGAGGTAGATGTCGCCGACGGCGTCGATGGCGAAGGCCACGCCGAACAGGCGCAGGTTGCGCTGCAGCAGCCAGGCGTACACCCGCTCGTGGTTCTCGTCGGGGCGCCGGCAGACGAAGGCGTGCACGCCGAGCGCGTGGGTGCCGACGTCCATGCGCACCGGGGTCTGCAGCTTCTTCTCGCCGGGCAGCGCGAAGGAGAACTGGCCGGGGGACGGTTCGTCGTACTCCAGGTCGTTGGCCTCGAGGTACGCGCGGAGCCTGGCGGCCGGGTCCGGGGTCGGCGCGCTCACGAGGCTGCGGCCAGCGCGTGCCGGGCGCGGGCGTAGACGTCGAGGGTGGCCTCGGCGGTGCCCTCCCACGAGAAGCGCTGAGCCTGGCGCACCGCGCCCTCGCGGAGCCGGTCCTGGAAGGCCCGGTCGGCCAGCACGCGCTGCAGGGCGTCGGCCCACGCGGCGGTGTCGTGGCCGGGCACGAGCAGGCCGCTGTGGCCGTCGCGGACCACGGTGGTGAGTCCGCCCACGGCGGCGGCGACCACGGGGGTGCCGCTGGCCTGGGCCTCGGCGGCGACGAGGCCGAAGGACTCGTTGTAGGACGGGACGGCCACGAGCGAGGCGGCGGCGTACCACTGCGCGAGCTCGGTCTGCGAGACCGGCGGCACGAACCGGACCAGGTCGCCGATGCCGAGGTGGGCGGCCAGGTCGGCCAGGGCCTGGGGCTTGTCCAGGCCGGAGCCGGAGGGGCCACCGACCACCGGTACGACGAGCCGGGCACGCCTGGCGGGCTCGCGCGCGACGAGCTCGGCCACCGCGCGCAGCAGCACGTCGGGCGCCTTGAGGGGCTGGATGCGCCCGGCGAACAGCAGCACGTCCGCGTCCCGCGGGAGGCCGAGCGCGGTGCGGGCCTCGGCCTCGGGGACCGGGCGGAACAGGTCCAGGTCCACGCCGGGGTGGACGACCGCGACCCGGGCCGGGTCGGCGGCGTACAGCTCGACGAGCTGCTGGGCCTCCTGGGCGGTGTTGGCGATGAGCATGTCCGCGGCCTCGACGACCTGCTCCTCGCCGATCACGCGCGCGGCCGGCTCGGGGGTGTCGCCCTCGGCCAGCGCGGCGTTCTTGACCTTGGCCATGGTGTGCATGGAGTGCACCAGCGGGACGCCCCAGCGGTCTCGGGCCAGCGCGCCGACCTGGCCGGAGAGCCAGTAGTGGCTGTGCACCAGGTCGTAGTGGCCGACCGGCTGGGCGGCCTCGGTGCGCAGCACCTCGCGGGCGAAGACACACAGCTGGGCCGGCAGCTCGTGCTTGGTCAGGCCCTCGAAGGGGCCCGCGTGGATGTGCCGCACCGTCACGCCGTCGCAGGCCTCGACGACCGGATCCAGCGCGGAGCTGGTGGCGCGGGTGAAGATGTCGACCTCGACCCCGTGGCGGACCAGGCGTTTGGCGAGCTCGATGACGTAGACGTTCATGCCGCCCGCGTCGCCCGTCCCCGGCTGGTCGAGCGGTGAGGTGTGCAGGCTGACCATGGCCAGCCGGCGGAGCTCGCCCATCACACCTCCTGCACCCTGGGCACCCTGGTCACACACGCCCCCGTGGCGACAACAGGGGGCGTGGGGTGCTTGTTCCCGGTCCCCGCGGTACCCGCGCTCAAGCGGCGTGCGACCCCCGGGACCGCGACTCGGACGCCACGGCGGGCCGCCGGCGCCGGCGCAGCAGCCCGGCGAGGCAGTAGCCGGCCATCAGCGCGCCCAGGACACCGTCGACCCCGCGGTCGACGTACTCGTGGTGGAGGAACTCCAGCACCGCCCAGGCCAGCGCCACCAGGCAGACCGCGACCACCACCCGCAGCGCGGCGAGACCGGAGACCAGGCCGGCGCCGATCCCGAGCAGCGCGATGACGAGGAGGGCGAGGCCGCCGTAGTGCAGGCCGTTGATGAGGGACTCCGGACCGTCGCCGTCGTCGAGCACGGCCCGCACGACCCAGCACAGGCCGCCCAGGACCCCGGCGACGCGGGTCAGGGAGGTCGGCGTCATGGCCGCAGAGTCTGCCACCACAATGGGTCCATGAGTCAGCCGTCGGCAGTCGTGACCGGAGCGAGCAGCGGCATCGGGGCGGCGACGGCCCGGCACCTGGCCGCGGCCGGTTTCCACGTCTTCTGCGCCGCGCGCCGGGCCGACCGGATCGAGGCGCTGGCCGCCGAGATCGGCGGCACGCCCGTCGTCTGCGACGTCACCGACCCCGCCTCGGTCGAGCAGCTGGCCGCCGCCGTGGGCGACACCCTGCACGTGCTGGTCAACAACGCCGGTGGCGCCTTCGGCTCCACCCCGGTCGCGCAGGCCGACAGCGACGACTGGCGGCGGATGTACGAGGTGAACGTCATCGGCCTCGTCCAGGTCACCCGCGCCCTGCTCCCGGCCCTCGTCGCCAGCGGCGACGGCGTGCTGCTCAACGTCGGCTCCACGGCCGGCCGGATCGCCTACGAGGGCGGCGGCGGCTACACCGCGGCCAAGCACGGCACCCAGGTCGTCACCGAGACCCTGCGACTCGAGCTGTGGGACCAGCCCGTCCGCGTCTGCGAGATCGCCCCGGGCATGGTGAAGACCGACGAGTTCGCGATGGTCCGCTTCGACGGCGACCGGGGCAAGGCCGAGGCGGTCTACGCCGGCGTGCCCGACCCGCTGACCGCCGACGACATCGCCGACGCCATCACCTGGATGGTCACCCGGCCCTCGCACGTGAACGTGGACGAGCTCGTCATCCGGCCGCGGCGCCAGGCGGCGCAGCACAAGGTCCACCGCGAGCCGACGCCCGAGTGAGGGCCCCCGCCCGCCTCACGTCGAGCATGGGAGAGTGACGCCCGTGGCGAGCTCCATGAAGACGATCGGCCTGGTCGGCGGGATGAGCTGGGAGAGCAGCGCGGCGTACTACCGCGAGCTCAACCTCGGCGTGCAGCAGCGCCTGGGCGGGCTGTCCTCGCCCAAGCTGGTGCTCAGCACCGTGGACTTCGCCGAGCTCACCGATCTCGAGGACGCCGAGCGCTGGGACCAGATCGGCGCCCTGCTGGCCGACGCCGCCCAGGGCGTGGAGCGGGGCGGCGCGGACTTCCTGTTGCTGTGCACCACGACGTTCCACAAGGTCGCCGACCAGGTCGCGGCCGCCGTGGACATCCCGCTGCTGCACCTGGCCGACGTCGTGGCCTCCGCGTGCCAGGCCGCCGGCGTGCGCAACGTGGCCTTCGTCGGCACGACCGTGGCCATGTCGGACGGCTTCTTCACCTCGCGGATGGCCGACCACGGCCTGAGCGTCGTCGTGCCCGACGCGAGCGAGCACGAGTGGCTCAACGCCGCGATCTACGAGGAGCTCGTGCACGGCGTGGTCCTCCCCCGCACCCGGACCCGCGTCGTCGACCTCATCCACCGGATGTGGGACGAGGGCGCCGAGGGCGTCCTGCTCGGCTGCACCGAGCTCGAGCTGCTCATCAAGCAGGCCGACGTCGACCTGCCGGTCTTCCCGTGCACCACGCTGCACGTCTCGGCCGCGCTGGACGAGGCGCTGGCCCAGCCCTAGCCCTCGAGCACCAGGCTCGCCACCCGCCGCAGGTCGGCGGTGAGGTGCTGCTCGGGCACCGTGGCGGTGTCGCCGCAGAGGTCGAAGGCGTAGACGTACATGTCCGGCCTGGGCTCGCCCGCCCGGACCTCGCGCAGATCGATGCGGTCGACGAGCTGGGCCAGCTCGGGCCCGCGGGTGTCGTCGGCGTCGAGGTCGACCCGGCCGTCGGCGACCAGCCCGGCGAAGCCGCCGGACCGGCGCACGCGCACGGTCCGCTCGCTGCGCTCGGGTGAGGCGGGCGGCGGCTGGCCGGCCCCGGAGGTCGCGGACTGCGGGGTGACGCCGACGGTGCGCCAGGCCTCCTCGACCGCGTCGGCGTGCTCGCCGGCGGCCGCCACGGTGGCGGCGGCGAAGCCGGCGAAGTCGGTGCGCGACGACAAGCCGCCGGTGAGCGCGGCGTACCAGATCCGGCCGGCTCCCTCGGCCGAGGAGCCGCCGACGGCCACCGCGGCCAGCTGGAAGGCCCGGTTGGGGATGCCGGAGTTGATGTGCACGCCGCCGTTGTCGTCGGTGGTCTCGACGTAGTCGTCCAGGTGCGCCGGCTGCGGGTCCTGCCCCAGCCGCGGGTCGTCGTACGCCGTGCCGGGGTGGGCCATGTCGCGCAGCGCGCGGCCCTGCACGCCGGGCAGGAACAGCCCGGCGCCGATCAGCCAGTCGCCGGCCACCGCGTCCTGGCCGAGCAGCCGCTGCTTGAGGCAGCTGCCGAAGACGTCGGAGATGGACTCGTTGAGCGCGCCGGACTGGCCCTCGTAGGCCAGGCCGGCGGTCCTCTCGGTCACCGCGTGGGTGAGCTCGTGGCCGAGCACGTCGACGGCCGCGGTGAAGCGCCCGAAGACCTCGCCGTCACCGTCGCCGAAGACCAGCTGGGTGCCGTTCCAGAAGGCGTTGTCGTAGTCGCGCTCGTAGTGCACCGTCGCCACCACCGTCGCGCCGGCGTCGTCGTAGGAGTCGCGGCCGTAGACGTCGGCGTAGAGCGCCAGCGCGCCCGCCACCCCCTCGGCCGCCTCGTCGACGGCCACGTCACCGCTCGCGGGCTGACCGGGCCGGCGCACCACCCGCCCGGGCAGGGTGGACCCGTGGCCGGCGTCGTGGACCACCCACGACTCGCCCGACGCGGCCGCGGGCACGGTGAGGGTCCGCTGGAGCCGGACGTCGTCGTCGTGCGCCAGCTGCCGCTCCAGCCACGCCGCCGCCTCGGGTCGGGACTCGGCCAGCCGCTGCAGGAGGTACGGCGGGACGATGCACCGCGCGCTCACGACTGCGGGACCCGGTCCGGCGGGAAGCCCCCGGTCGCGACCGGCCCCCACCGCTCGGGCGTGATCCGCAGCAGCGACTTGCCCTGCGCACGCATGGCGGCGCGGTACTCCTCCCAGTCGGGGTGCTCACCGGAGATGCAGCGGAAGTACTCCACCAGGCCGTCCTCCGCCTCCTGGCTGGGCATGTCGAGGACCTCGGCGGTGCCGTCGACCTGCACCCACGCGTCGTTCCACTCCTCGCCCAGCACCAGCACGCTCGCGTGCGGGTCGCGGCGCAGGTTGGTGGCCTTGGCGCGGTCGGGGTAGGTGGAGATGACGATCCGCCCCTCGGCGTCCACGCCGCCGGTCACCGGCGAGACCTGCGGGCTGCCGTCGTGGCGCCGGGTGAGGAGCACCAGGTGGTGGCGGGTCCGCGCGAAGTCGAGCAGCTCGTCGAGGGAGACCCGGGTGTTCGTCGCGATCGAGGGCATGTCGCCACGGTAGCCACGACCGCCGACGGGCAGTCGCTGCTCCGCGACTCAGCGCGGGTGCAGCCCCAGCCTGGCCAGCGCCACGGCCTGGTCGAGGGTCGGCTGGCCGGCGCGACGGCCGGTCACCGCCACGACGAGGGTCTTGCCCGAGCGGGCGACGTACCAGACCTGGTCGAGGTGGTCGGTGACGCTGCCGTCGGCGGCCAGCGACTGCGAGAGCACGTGGTAGGCCACCGCGCGCTGGCCGGCGGGCAGCCGCCGCGGGAGGCCGATCGGCTTGACCCGGTTGCGGACGGTCCCGGCGACGTGCGGGCCACGGCAGGCGCGGACGTAGGAGCGCACGGCCAGCACGACCTGGTCGGCGGCGTGCCGGCCGGCGTACTTCTGCACGCCGATGACCGCGACCGC
This genomic window from Nocardioides anomalus contains:
- a CDS encoding DUF1304 domain-containing protein, producing MEIVAGIVVGVVAALHLYFLVLEMFLWNTPTGRAAFGLEPEFAAQTTVLAANQGLYNGFLVAGLVWGLVADRQDVQLFFLACVIVAGAYGAVTVSRKILVVQALPAVVGFVLVLLAG
- a CDS encoding type III secretion system chaperone family protein — protein: MSAPTPDPAARLRAYLEANDLEYDEPSPGQFSFALPGEKKLQTPVRMDVGTHALGVHAFVCRRPDENHERVYAWLLQRNLRLFGVAFAIDAVGDIYLDGRLPLSALEDDELDRLLGTVLATADESFNLLLELGFASSIRKEWEWRTSRGESTTNLEAFRGWLEDGSSPSAGQQDEHEPDHRG
- the mshA gene encoding D-inositol-3-phosphate glycosyltransferase, translated to MGELRRLAMVSLHTSPLDQPGTGDAGGMNVYVIELAKRLVRHGVEVDIFTRATSSALDPVVEACDGVTVRHIHAGPFEGLTKHELPAQLCVFAREVLRTEAAQPVGHYDLVHSHYWLSGQVGALARDRWGVPLVHSMHTMAKVKNAALAEGDTPEPAARVIGEEQVVEAADMLIANTAQEAQQLVELYAADPARVAVVHPGVDLDLFRPVPEAEARTALGLPRDADVLLFAGRIQPLKAPDVLLRAVAELVAREPARRARLVVPVVGGPSGSGLDKPQALADLAAHLGIGDLVRFVPPVSQTELAQWYAAASLVAVPSYNESFGLVAAEAQASGTPVVAAAVGGLTTVVRDGHSGLLVPGHDTAAWADALQRVLADRAFQDRLREGAVRQAQRFSWEGTAEATLDVYARARHALAAAS
- a CDS encoding SDR family oxidoreductase, with amino-acid sequence MSQPSAVVTGASSGIGAATARHLAAAGFHVFCAARRADRIEALAAEIGGTPVVCDVTDPASVEQLAAAVGDTLHVLVNNAGGAFGSTPVAQADSDDWRRMYEVNVIGLVQVTRALLPALVASGDGVLLNVGSTAGRIAYEGGGGYTAAKHGTQVVTETLRLELWDQPVRVCEIAPGMVKTDEFAMVRFDGDRGKAEAVYAGVPDPLTADDIADAITWMVTRPSHVNVDELVIRPRRQAAQHKVHREPTPE
- a CDS encoding aspartate/glutamate racemase family protein, whose protein sequence is MASSMKTIGLVGGMSWESSAAYYRELNLGVQQRLGGLSSPKLVLSTVDFAELTDLEDAERWDQIGALLADAAQGVERGGADFLLLCTTTFHKVADQVAAAVDIPLLHLADVVASACQAAGVRNVAFVGTTVAMSDGFFTSRMADHGLSVVVPDASEHEWLNAAIYEELVHGVVLPRTRTRVVDLIHRMWDEGAEGVLLGCTELELLIKQADVDLPVFPCTTLHVSAALDEALAQP
- a CDS encoding protealysin inhibitor emfourin, which encodes MSARCIVPPYLLQRLAESRPEAAAWLERQLAHDDDVRLQRTLTVPAAASGESWVVHDAGHGSTLPGRVVRRPGQPASGDVAVDEAAEGVAGALALYADVYGRDSYDDAGATVVATVHYERDYDNAFWNGTQLVFGDGDGEVFGRFTAAVDVLGHELTHAVTERTAGLAYEGQSGALNESISDVFGSCLKQRLLGQDAVAGDWLIGAGLFLPGVQGRALRDMAHPGTAYDDPRLGQDPQPAHLDDYVETTDDNGGVHINSGIPNRAFQLAAVAVGGSSAEGAGRIWYAALTGGLSSRTDFAGFAAATVAAAGEHADAVEEAWRTVGVTPQSATSGAGQPPPASPERSERTVRVRRSGGFAGLVADGRVDLDADDTRGPELAQLVDRIDLREVRAGEPRPDMYVYAFDLCGDTATVPEQHLTADLRRVASLVLEG
- a CDS encoding PPOX class F420-dependent oxidoreductase; this translates as MPSIATNTRVSLDELLDFARTRHHLVLLTRRHDGSPQVSPVTGGVDAEGRIVISTYPDRAKATNLRRDPHASVLVLGEEWNDAWVQVDGTAEVLDMPSQEAEDGLVEYFRCISGEHPDWEEYRAAMRAQGKSLLRITPERWGPVATGGFPPDRVPQS